Within the Legionella pneumophila subsp. pneumophila str. Philadelphia 1 genome, the region AATACTTCATTTTTAGAACAATACCGCTATAATGTATAACCCTTATATTTGGATATGACCATGACTCTCTCTGCTAAAGATCTTGAAAATATTTCAAAATTGGCTTATTTAAATGAAGACTCTGAGCATTCTGCAAAATTGACTCAAGAAGTAAGTGCGATCATGGATTTTGTTGACCAGCTCAAAACAATAGATACAAGCCAAATAGCACCTCTTTTTCATCCTTTGGCACTAAATCAACGCTTAAGACCAGATGAAGTAACTGAAGCGGAATGTCTTGCTGAATTAGAAGCCATGGCGCCATTATTTGAGGATAACTTATATTTGGTTCCCAAGGTGATATCATCGGATAAATAATAATGGAACATTACTCACTGGCTCAATTATCAAAGGCTCTTCATAATCGAGAATTTTCAAGTGTTGAATTAACACAACACTGTATTAACAAAATTCAAAGCAATAAAGACTTGAATGCATTCATCAGCCTTGATGAAGACCAGGCTCTTAAAGAAGCGCAATCGGCTGATTTGGTACTAAAAAGTGGGGAGGGAAAGCCACTGACTGGTATCCCCATGGCTCTCAAGGATTTGTTTTGTACAAAGCGATTAAATACAACTTGTGCTTCAAAAATGCTGGCTAATTTTCAAGCCCCATATGATGCCACTATCGTCACAAAATTTAAACAAAATGGCGCAATTATTATTGGAAAAACCAATATGGATGAGTTTGCCATGGGATCCTCTAATGAAAACAGTTACTTCGGTTCGGTAAAAAACCCGTGGGATAGAGAAAGAGTGTCAGGTGGATCATCAGGCGGTTCTGCAGCAGCGGTTGCTGGAAATCTGGTACCTTTTGCAATTGGCTCTGACACCGGTGGATCAATTCGTCAGCCAGCAGCCTTTTGCGGGATTAGCGGGATAAAACCCACCTATGGATTAGTCTCTCGATACGGAATGGTCGCCTTTGCCTCAAGCCTTGATCAAGCGGGACCATTTGCGAAATCAGCTGAAGATCTGGCCATGATACTTCACTGTATGGCGGGGTTTGATAGTAAAGATTCCACGTCAGTTGATAGAGTTATACCTGATTATTCAGCAGAAATTAAAAACCCAGTAGACAAAATACGCATAGGACTTCCTTCTTGCTTTTTTCAACCTCAAGTCGAAAAAGGTATCCAGGATGCCATACATGATGCTGTGAAATTATTTGAGAATCTAGGGGCTGAAATAATTGAAATCGACTTGAAACTTCAGCCACTTTGGGTGCCATGTTACTATGTTATAGCTTGCGCAGAAGCTTCATCAAATCTTTCGCGTTATGATGGCATAAGATTTGGCCACCGAAGCAAATCCGCATCAACCTTAATTGAATTAATCACTAACTCTCGAAGTGAAGGTTTTGGTAACGAGGTAAAACGTCGAATTCTAACTGGAACTCATGTGCTCTCATCCGGTTTTTTTGATGCCTATTATTTGCATGCACAAAAAGTGAGGCGTTTGATTCGAGATGAATTAATTACAACTTTAAATTCAGTAGATGTTATCCTTGGGCCAACAACTCCTACCACCGCTTTTAAATTGGGTGAAAAAATAGATGATCCCATACAAAATTATTTGGCAGATGTATTTACTGTAGCAGCCAATCTTGCAGGCCTACCAGCTGTTTCTATACCAACTGGTTTTGAAAATAAACTACCAATTGGTTTGCAATTAATGAGCAAGCACTTTAGTGAAAACCGCTTGCTTGCAATCGCACATCATTATCAGCAACACACCAACTGGCATTTAGCCAATCCTAACAAGCAAAGGTGATATATGGAATGGGATACCGTCATTGGTCTTGAGGTACATGCTCAATTAAAAACCAAATCAAAATTATTTTCAGGAGCATCTACTGCTTTTGGTGCCACCCCTAACTCGCAAACGAGTTTTATCGATGCTGGTTTGCCTGGTGTTCTCCCTGTGTTAAATGAACAAGCCATCATAATGGCTATCCAATTTGGTTTGGCAATTCATGGAACCATTAATGATTTGTCTGTTTTTGAACGCAAAAATTATTTTTATCCTGACTTACCCAAAGGCTATCAAATCAGTCAGTATCAAAAACCCATTGTTACTAATGGCTATTTAAATATACAGCTTGGTAATAACCTGGAAAAAACAGTCCATATTGCACGCGCTCATTTAGAAGAAGATGCTGGCAAATCCCTACACGATGCCCATACTGATTACACCGGGATCGACCTCAACAGAGCAGGTACCCCACTATTGGAAATAGTCACAACCCCTTGCCTGTACTCGGCTGAAGAGGCGATTAATTATTTAAAAACGCTGCATCAATTAGTGAGATTCCTTGGAATATGCGATGGCAATATGCAAGAAGGTTCTTTTCGGTGTGACGTCAATCTGTCTATAAAACCTAAAGGCAGCTCAGTTTTAGGCACACGAACAGAACTTAAAAATCTGAATTCATTTCGTTTTATTGAAAAAGCCATTGCTTTTGAACAGGCAAGACACCAAGATATATTGGAAAGCGGTCTGTCAGTCATCCAGGAGACTCGCCTTTACAATCCTGACAATAACACAACTCAGGCGATGAGAGGCAAGGAAAATGAAAATGATTACCGTTATTTTCCTGATCCTGATTTATTACCAATTCATATTGACAAAGAACAAGTTGAAGAGATTAAAAATAACCTGCCGGACTTGCCTGAAGCAATTTCCAAAGAATTAAAAAACACTCCGTCCCTAAATGATGAAGACATTAATTTCATATTATCATCACCGGACACTTATCAATATTACAAAAAAATTAAATCCCTTTGTCCGGCTGCTGATAAAACAATTATCAACTGGTTAAAAGGCCAATATGCCGCCTTTCTTAATGAACACAACCTAACCTTTGAAACACCACCAATTTCAGCTAAAACCATGGCTGCTTTTCTTAGCAAAATTCATGAGAAAAAAATCTCTTCTAGTATTGCTAAAAATATTTTCAGTATGCTTTGCACAGGTGAAAAAGATATCGATGCGATTATTGAACGCGAAGGCTACCAGCAACAGAATGACAACTCGGCACTGGAAGAAATAGTTGAGCAAATAATCAAACAATATCCCGAACAAGTTACAGAATACAAAGCCGGTAAAGAGAAATTATTAGCTTTTTTTATCGGGCAAGCGATGAAACAAACTAAAGGGAAAGCAAATCCCGAGCAAATCAATCTGTTATTAAAAAAACATCTTGGATGATGCAATATTTTTATAATTCACAATGCTCATTTATGGCCTTGTTGATTGATTGCCAGCTATTATCATCTTTTTGTCAGAAGGTATAATGCAAGCATTCAATTATAATAACCAATTTTCATATAGAATTAATTGCATACATGACTTTTTTCCCGGTATTATTTCAAGCTAATTAATTTGTCATTTCGCTAAGGATTTTTGAAATAATGAAAATAAAGTTTTTGTTATCAATGATAGGAGTAATACTAAGCACACAATCAGCCTATGCTAAAATTCCTGATAGCTCAGCATCAAGAGCACAAAATATAAATGACAATAAGAGCGCAAAAAACGCTAATAACTTTTTAAAGAAAATCACGCCTGAATTTGCTTACAGCTATATAGATTTTAACTTTGATTCGACAGCTGGTCTTAATTTCAATCGATACAATGGGCATTCCAATCTTTATTCCATAGGTGCTGATCATTTTTCTCCAGTACCGAGCATCATTGCCGGGCTTTATGTTCTAAACATAGATACTGAAGTGAGTTCTCAATTTCAATTGTTTCCCAATACTCCAATTCCTTCCAGTCAAACGATTCACAACAACACATTATTCGCACATATGCGTAAAATATTTACCCCAAAATTTGATATAGATATCGCTGGAGGATATGGTCAAAATAGAATAAATTCACAAACTTTGTTAAATCGCGCCATCACTGATGTCGCTTTTTCAAAACACACTAATGACAACTGGCTTGCCAGCATTAATGCAGTTTATAGAAAGCGAGGAAAAAAAATATCTCTAAGAACCTATGTGGGAATGTTATACAGCCAAATTAATTCGGGTAGTTATATATTAGCCTTCCAGTCCAACCAACGCGGGCAAATCATAGCTCCTTTAACTACAAAAACAACTTATATTATGGAAGGGGCTGAAATCAGTTACAAACTCAAGCCTACATTAACCCCTTTTGTTAACGGTGGTTTGATTCAAATAGCGGACTTCACCAATAGCCGACCTATACTTACTCAACAAATTAATGGCTCTCTGCCTCAGCTCAATATGGATAAGAATGGCTACAAACTTGGTGCTGGAGTTATTTTTAATTATAAACAAATGACTTTAAGGCTTGAAGAAAAATATTACAGCGCAGGAAACATTTTTGAAAGTTATCAAACGACTGCCGGACTGGAGTACCGATTTAATTAGTTGGTTGTATAGTAATTTATTTATTGTTCTTCATATCGGAGGCACGAAAATTAATTTTGCAATAACATGGAACAAATATACCTGTGATCTACCAGGCTTAAAAACATTATTTCTACCCTTCCCTCGAAGACTATATACTGATTAATAAAGAGGACGCTCTTTCATCTTGGTTTAAGAGTAGCAAAAGGATAATTTTCGTGAATAAATTAACTCTTTATTTTCCTCAATTCCTCAATCACATAAAGTGGACTGAGTTTTTCTTGGGGCTGACAGTAACCCTTTTAGTGTTACTAACCTTGTTCTTTAATATTCCCCCACTCAATTCGCTAATATCCCAATTTGAAGGAAGAATTTATGATCAAATAATTAACTTTAATTGGCATTCAAAACCTGAAAACCTTAAAGTTATTATCATAGACATTGATGAGAAATCATTAGAACAAGAAGGAAGATGGCCATGGCCAAGAAGTAAAATAGCTGAATTATTAAATAAATTACAAGAAAATGGTGTGGTCACTGTTGGTTTCGATATAGTCATGTCAGAAGCGGAAACGAATTATGCTTTGGGCCTCATAGAAAAACTGAGTCAATTTTCTGGAAAAATGACAACTGATCAAAAACAGTTGATTGCCACATTAAACAGCGTTGCAAATCAGGTTGATAATGATCAAACGCTTGTTAACGCTTTAGGCAAAAATAATGCGATACTTGGTTTTTTTTTTCATAATAGCGAAGGCATTAGAAAAGGCTCTTTACCGACACCATTAAGAGATACTGACAGCAACCCCCTCCTGGCAAATAAGCTGTCAGTGTATCAATTTACTAATTTCAACGGTAATTTGGCCGCATTTACTGCGGCTGCAACTTCTGGCGGGTTTGTTACAAATTTACCCGACAAAGATGGGGTTGTAAGACATGCACTTTTATTGGCCAATTATAAAAACAACCTCTATCCCAGTTTATCTTTGGCAATAGCAATGAATTACCTCTTAACTGACAAGGTTGCTCTGAAAAAATATAACAACCAATTGATAGGTATAGAATTAGATGGGCTACAAATTCCCACAAATAGAAAAGGTCAAATTCTTATTCCATTTTGGGGAGGCCCGGGAACACTAAATTACTATTCAGCGACTGACATATTGAACAACCAATTCAATCCCGAGGAATTGGCTGGGAGTATCGCCTTAGTTGGCTCATCCATAACACTCTTATCTGATTTACACCATACACCAGTTGCCCAATTATTTCCTGGAGTTGAAATAGTGGGTAATATCGTAAAAGGACTGGTGGAACAAAAAATTCCCCGAGAATTTGACTGGGAATCATTGCAAGGAAAACTTTGTTTAGTGATTTTTGGCTTATTATTTGCGCTTGTATTTTCTTCTGTTGGTATTTTTGGCAAATTATTAATCTTTTTTATAACAACCATAGTAATATTAACAAATACAGTTATCTTGTTCGTATTTTACAACAATTACATCCCCCCTGCATTTTTATTAACCATCACTACCTTGCAAACTTTTGTTAATTTTTCCTATTCATATGTCATTGAAAAGAGGCAAAAAAGACGAATAAGTGAATTATTCGGTCAATACGTACCCAAAGAATACGTCAAAGAATTAATAGAGCATCCCGAACACCATACTATGGAAGGGCTGAATCGTGAAATGACAGTTCTGTTTACTGACATACGCAATTTCACAACAATTAGCGAAACACTTGGTGCAGGCGGTGTAAAACTGCTATTAAATTCATTTTTCACCCCAATGACCAAAATCATTTTTGAGCATAGAGGAACCATTGATAAATATGTTGGAGATATGATAGTGGCATTCTGGGGAGCACCAATAGAAGACAAGGAGCATGCGAGTCACGCCGTTTTGTGTTCTCTTTCCTGCTTTGAGCACTTGCCTCAAATTAATACCCATTTATTGGAGCATGGGCTGCCACAAGTTAATATTGGAGTAGGTATAGCAACTGGTCCTATGAACGTTGGTGACATGGGTTCTGAGTTTCGTCGAGCGTATACTGTTCTTGGCGATACCGTTAACCTCGCATCCAGGCTAGAGAGTCTAACCAAATTCTATCAAGTGAATATCCTGGTAAGTGACAAAACTCGCTCCTACCTGGATAGCATATTATGGCGTACCGTTGACAAAGTGGCAGTCAAAGGTCGTAAAAGTCCATTGACTATTTACCAACCTCTAGGTATTGTTGAACAAGCCTCTGCAAGACTTCTGCAGGAGCAGGAAAAATACGAAACGGCATTAGCTCACTATTACAATCAGGATTGGCTTGCCGCTGAGATTATCTTCAATGAGTTAAAAAATGTAAACCCTAAAATTTATTTGTACCAAATGTATTTGGAAAGAATAGCGGCATTCAAAAAAAAGCGGCCTTTGCCTGACTGGGATGGGGTGTATGTTCATAGAAGCAAGTAAGATCAAGAAGAAACTTTAAATACTGCAATAGGAAGGATTATGAAAACAATTAGGCTGTTTATGTTATCAATAATTGCACATTTTTTATTAACCTGCTCAGTAATTCATGACGTTTGGGCTGAAAAAACCCTAAATCCCGAAAAACTGGCAAATACCACAATCACATTAATTTCTAATAATCAAAATGCCTCAATTGCCAATTGCTCACTTCAATCAGTAACAAGTTGTACCATACTTCTTCATCTTGCTAACCCTGGTACCCCAGGAATTCTCCATGTGACTAACCACTCCTCTTTTGTTACAGCAACCAATATTGAAGCTGTACTACCAAGTTCACTAGAGTTTCTTGTGGATATGATTGAAAGCGGTTGTGATGTAGTTCCACCTGGAAGTACCTGCTCAATCTATTTCTATCCTGTAAGTGGCCCTATTTCTCCGCAACCAGTTCAGTTAATTGGCGACAATATAAGAACTGCGACATTTTATCTTGGTATAGAGATGTGATATCCAGTAGGAAGAACTCATGAAAAAATTGATTTATATTAGTCTAATTTTTGTTATAAGCAATGCGTTTGCTCAACCAGCAGCCACAGTATTATTTGCCAAACAAAAAGTCATCTCACTCAGAGAAGGTAAAGAATACTCACTCTCTCGAGGCTCTCAATTGGAGCCAGGAGACACTGTTGTTACGGGGGCAGGCGCCCTGATTAACATCAAATATAAAAATGGAACCTTGGTAAATATAGGTGAGAACTCCAGATATAAAATTCTAGCCTTTTCCCCAAATCCATCTGATGTTCAAATTAAAGCTGAATTATCTCAAGGAAAAATAAAGTTTAAAACCACAGGCAAATCAAATGAAAGCCTGAAAACTCCAGTGATAGCGATGGCAATTACAGGCACATCTGCCGAAATATTTGTAAAATCTGATAAACAAACTTATTTAAATTTGCTAGAAGGAAATATAAATAATTATGCTCCTGGGAGTTACATTGCTACACCACAGGGGGTTGTAGCAGGTGCCTTTCCTGCTGAAGGCCAGGTAAACACTCCAGCTGGCACAGATGGAAGCATCTCTGATGCTGAAACCACTGAGACTATCTCCTCAGAGTCTGCAGATGCTACAGATACAGCAGATGCTACAGACACGGCCGACGCAACGGATACCGCCGATAGCGCTGAAGAGGCGTCTGATACTATTGGATTTATTGAATCAGCTCAAGTAGTGGATCAAGCGACTACTGATTCAATAGAAGAAGAAATTGCAAGTGAAATAGCCGAGATCTCCCTGGAGTGTATAAGTGTTATATAGCTTGGCATGTCATTTTTGTATGCGACTTTACCTCCTTATTTATATAGGAGCCAAAGGCATATAATGGTATGTATTAACATAGAATATGGATTAGAGTCGGTCGATAAGCCGGGTTCTGTCGTGGGCAACCATTCATCTGGGACATGCGTCACCACATGCCTCAAGCGACCTACCCGAATCCCGTATGGGCCATACGTTAGGACCTTGCAGTCAAATGGATTCCTATTTGGTCTTGCTCCGAGTGGGGTTTTCCCTGCCACGACTGTTACCAATCGCGCGGTGCGCTCTTACCGCACCATTTCACCCTTACCTACGATTCCCAAAGGAAAAGTGGGCGGTATATTTTCTGTGGCACTTTCCGTAGGCTCACACCTCCCAGGAGTTACCTGGCACTCTGCCCTATGGAGCCCGGACTTTCCTCCCCTTGCTGTTAGGCAAAGAGCGATTGCCTGACCGACTCTGACTTCAATATTAGCAGAGTGCCCAGGCAAAGGCCATAATTAACGATGAATTTCTATTAGAATACCGCGAAAAATAACTGAACTTGGAAAGTATTAGCTATATAACTGAATTAAAAATCACGAGTACCAATGAATTCATCATCAAAATAACGCTTTAATTTAGTGCGCAAAGTACCACGACTTACACCAAGCACTCGAGCAGCTTTTGATTGATTATAGCGAGTTAATTCCATAACAGTCCGGAATAAAGGGGCTTCTACTTCCTCAACAATCAATTGATATAAGTTTAAATTAGCATCTTTACTACCGACACTTGTTAAATAACCTTTAACTGCACTAATCACTTGATGTGACAAGGCATCGTTACCTTGTGTCACTTGTTGCATAACTGCACTCATTATTAATCTCCTAATACAAATTTAATGAACATAAATCATGTCCAGCACATTAATTTGGCTCTAACACCATGACCGATATAATATCAAATATCCCAAAGAGTGTAAACATTGTTTTAATGATATTCATTTATTAAGGAATTATTAAGTCATTATTGTATCATTTTAGTTAGGTTTGTAAAAATAATTGCATTTATTTTTCTAAAAATTTACTTTTGAAATAATAATTATTAAACATGAAAGAAGTAATCACTGCTTTTATAATTAGAAATTTTTCGGGGATTAATAATTTAACTAATAAAAAGAATATAAAACCATGAGGCTGTATATTGCGACTGCCCTTCAAGCTAGCCGCTTATTGATAATATTAAAAAGGCATCGTGGACTTTCTGCTTATTTTACTGACTTACAGTAAAGCTCTCTCCACAACCACATTGCCCCGTCTGATTGGGATTATTAAAAATAAATTTATAATTTAAACCTTGTTTCACATAATCAACTTGCATATTTTTAAGGAATGGATAACTTGTTTTATCAACGCATACCAGATAATCTTTAGATAAAGAAGCTATCATATCTCCTTCTGAAGGTTCTTTTACGTAATCCACTACATAAGATAATCCCGAGCAACCCGTCTTTTTTACAGACAATCTTACCCCCTTGTTTCCTGGGTTTTTCTCCAGATAGGTGACCAGGTGCTTTATTGCCGATTCACTGAAAGTGATGTTGGGGTTCGTATTGCTCGCTTGTTGTATTTCTACACTCATTGCTTTACCTCTCAAATTTCTTACGCATCAAAGTCAATGCTTCCTTATATATGTCCTCTACCTGGACTGCTACAGGATACTGATTATTTGTTATCTGTAATACATTAATTAGAATCTGAAAATCTATTAATGGAAGTGATTCCAAAGTCTTACCTTCAATCTGGCAACATATCCATTCCATTGCCGCAATAACATAAGGGTTACCATTCGTTTTAAATCTGGCTTTGGATATCAGTTTATCTCCGTCACATTTTATATAAAAATGTACTGTATTCAGTTGATTAATCGGTTGACTTTGTACACCTATTACAAAAGGATCATTTAAATCCAGCTTACCAATATGTTGTGGCTGAAAAAAATAATCCTGTACAATTTTATTATACATCATAACGGCGATAATTCGTGCAGCCGACTCACTTGTGTGCAAATTATATCAATTGCCTTCTTTATTTGCACCTCGGAAGTGAAGCGTCCTATGGATAAACGAATAGTTGATTGCGCCTCTGTATCAGTCAAACCAATTGCCCTTAAGACATAAGATGGTTGAATACTGGCAGAAGAACAGGCAGAAGTAGTTGATATCGCTAACTCACTTAAAGCAAACAGCAATGAATCTCCATTTAATCCAACAAAACTCACATTCAGATTTCCAGCGATACGCCTGTGCTCATGTCCATTCAGTTTAATAGCCGGTAAATGTCGTATTCCGTCCCATAGTTGTTTGCGTAAATTTAGAATACGCGTCTGTTCAGGAATTCTATCAGCCTCTGCAATAGCAAAAGCCTCCCCCATGCCGACAATTTGATGGGTAGGTAATGTTCCTGAGCGCAATCCACCCTCATGCCCGCCACCGTAACTTAAAGGCTGTAAACGAATCCTTGGCTTATGCCTGACATACAGAGCCCCTACACCTTTAGGCCCATAATTTTTATGAGCAGAGAATGACATCAAATCAACCGAAAGCTGGCTCAAGTCGATTGGCAATTTACCAGCACTTTGAGCCGCGTCAACATGAAATATAATTCCCCTGTTTCGTAATAACTCACCAATAGAGGCAATATCTTGGATGACACCAATTTCATTATTAACATGCATGACAGAAACCAGAATAGTATCTAACCTGAGAGCAGATTCCAGTTTTTCAAGATCCAACAAACCATCTGATTCCGGATTAAGGTAGGTGACTTGAAAACCTTCTTTTTCCAGTTGGTGAAAACTGTCAAGCACAGCTTTGTGTTCAGTGCTCATAGTAACCAGATGCATTCCTTTATTTTTATAAAACCGTGCAGCTCCTAAAATCGCCAAATTATCCGCTTCTGTAGCTCCTGATGTAAACACTATTTCTTGGGGTGAGGCATTAATAGTTTCTGCAATTTGAGAGCGTGCCTGCTCAACTGCCATAGAGGCAACTCTCCCATACTCATGAGTTGCTGATGCAGGATTACCAAAATCCCCTTCAGGGCCTAAATATTTTATCATTTGCTCAACAACACGAGGATCAACGGGTGTTGTTGCCATATAATCAAAATAAATCGGTTTTATTGCCAATTCTATCGCTCCTATTGTCTTTCCTTGCCCACTCCAATGATTTCTGAACCTGGCTAAGCATACCTCTTAAAATACTAACTTCCATTTTTTCAAGGTTGATTCTATTAAATAGTCGCCTCACTCTTTGCATTAATCTCCTTGGATTAGAGGGCTTCAAAAAATTAATTTCAATAAAAACTTCTTTCAGATGCTCATAAAATTGCTCTATTTCATCAGCTGTAGCAGGTTCTTCATTGCGCAGAGCTACTTGAGCACTCGGTGATAATAACTTCATACGAAGTTCATAAGCGATAATTTGTACTGCCTGAGCCAAATTTAATGAACTGTACTCAGGATTGCTTGGAATATTGATATGGTAGTGACATTTTAACAGCTCTTCATTAGTAAGGCCCGCGTGTTCTCTACCAAATACAATGGCCACTTGAGTATTACCTGATTGTTGATTTATCAATTCTGCACAGGAAGCTGGAATTAATCCAGGTAATGACAGTCCACGGGGTCTGGCACTCGTCCCTAAAATCAACTGACATCCAATTAAAGCTTCGTCCAGGGTATTTGTAACAACTGCTGCATCCAGAACATCATCAGCTCCAGCAGCCATTTCTTTTGCTTTGAGATCAGGAAATGACTTTGGATTAACCAGGTACAGAGTACTTAGCCCCATGGTTTTCATGGCTCTTGCCGTAGAGCCTATATTGCCAGGATGGGAAGTTGAAACCAAAACAATTCGAATAGAACTTAACTTCATAAAAAATTATTCCAAATACAATAGATAACTATATCATAGGATTTATTAATTGAACTTCTCTTTGTTTAAAAAAAATGTGTTAGAATTGCTGATTTTATAGCTAAAGAGTATATCCATGGAACCACTTTTAAATATTGCTGTCAATGCTGCGCGACAGGCTGGTGAAATCATTAATCGTTATGTAGAGCAAGTTGATCGTTTAAAAATAACTCCCAAAAACAGCCATGAATATTTTAGTGAAGTGGACATTAAAGCGGAGCAAGTTATCATTAATACGATACATAAAGCCTACCCAGAGCATGGAATTCTTGCCGAAGAAAGCGGTATTCAGCAAAGCGATAGTGATACAGTCTGGATCATTGATCCATTGGATGGCACCTCAAATTATCTTCATGGATTCCCTTTTTATTCTGTATCCATAGCCCTGAAAATTAAAAATCGTCTGGAGCATGGTGTTATTTACGATCCCCTGCGACATGAGTGTTTTG harbors:
- a CDS encoding IscS subfamily cysteine desulfurase translates to MATTPVDPRVVEQMIKYLGPEGDFGNPASATHEYGRVASMAVEQARSQIAETINASPQEIVFTSGATEADNLAILGAARFYKNKGMHLVTMSTEHKAVLDSFHQLEKEGFQVTYLNPESDGLLDLEKLESALRLDTILVSVMHVNNEIGVIQDIASIGELLRNRGIIFHVDAAQSAGKLPIDLSQLSVDLMSFSAHKNYGPKGVGALYVRHKPRIRLQPLSYGGGHEGGLRSGTLPTHQIVGMGEAFAIAEADRIPEQTRILNLRKQLWDGIRHLPAIKLNGHEHRRIAGNLNVSFVGLNGDSLLFALSELAISTTSACSSASIQPSYVLRAIGLTDTEAQSTIRLSIGRFTSEVQIKKAIDIICTQVSRLHELSPL
- the trmJ gene encoding tRNA (cytosine(32)/uridine(32)-2'-O)-methyltransferase TrmJ: MKLSSIRIVLVSTSHPGNIGSTARAMKTMGLSTLYLVNPKSFPDLKAKEMAAGADDVLDAAVVTNTLDEALIGCQLILGTSARPRGLSLPGLIPASCAELINQQSGNTQVAIVFGREHAGLTNEELLKCHYHINIPSNPEYSSLNLAQAVQIIAYELRMKLLSPSAQVALRNEEPATADEIEQFYEHLKEVFIEINFLKPSNPRRLMQRVRRLFNRINLEKMEVSILRGMLSQVQKSLEWARKDNRSDRIGNKTDLF